TTCTTGCCATGGAATCACCTCCATGGCAATATTATATATTAACTGTCATCTTGAATGCAATACAGAATCAGAAGGCAGGCCACTCTCTTTAGCCTTAATGGGAACAAGAAAGGGATGAGATTTGCGAGAAGTTGTGGTGCACGAGGCTACGATGGTATTGGGACTATATTTATTCCCAATGTCATTCTGGATAATGAGAGCAGGCCTTATGCCAGCCTGCTCACTGCCCCTCAATGGGTTCCAATTTACCCAGTAGATTTCCCCGCGCTTGATCTCACCGCCCATGACCTACGCTATTTCCACTCCGGTATAACTTCGTGTGCTATGTCCTGAGTCAACCTGGCAAACTCGGAGTGCTCGTCAGCCATAGCCTTGTAGCCCTCTGCCATCTGTTCCTCAAACCGCTTCCTGGCCAGTTCTTCCAGGCATGAAGAGACTACCTTACTACGGCTTATTCGCTTCTCTCTGGCAACCTCATCAGCAAGAGAAACCAGATTCGAAGGCAAACTGATAGTCAACTTCACTGTAGTCATAATGGACTCCCATAATCGATAGCAATACAATTGGTATTACCGATTTCTACCACCATAATGTTAGAATAGTCTACTGCACTTTGTCAAGGAGTTGAAGTCAGACGTTCTCTTCGGTTGACGTTGATAGAGCTAATGCCTC
The sequence above is drawn from the Chloroflexota bacterium genome and encodes:
- a CDS encoding type II toxin-antitoxin system PemK/MazF family toxin, with the protein product MGGEIKRGEIYWVNWNPLRGSEQAGIRPALIIQNDIGNKYSPNTIVASCTTTSRKSHPFLVPIKAKESGLPSDSVLHSR